A stretch of Gossypium hirsutum isolate 1008001.06 chromosome A06, Gossypium_hirsutum_v2.1, whole genome shotgun sequence DNA encodes these proteins:
- the LOC121230745 gene encoding caffeoylshikimate esterase — MSSTANRLVKAGFAVYGIDYEGHGKSSGLQGYISSFNNVVDDCSNFFTQICEKKENKRKMRILLGESLGGAVLLLIHRKMPDYWDGAILAAPMCKIADEMKPHPLVINVLKKLCNFIPTWRIIPSPDVIDTGCKLPQIRAQIRANPYCYKGRPRLNTGLELLNMSIEVEQRLNKVSLPFIILQGEDDKVTDKTVSQQLYDVASNSDKTLKLYPGMWHGLLYGETPENTEIVFSDIIDWLNQRFELRNSRLERELKHQNDEIFISKDIF; from the exons ATGAGCT CTACAGCAAATCGGTTGGTGAAAGCAGGATTTGCAGTTTATGGAATAGATTATGAAGGGCATGGGAAGTCATCTGGTTTGCAAGGCTATATCTCAAGTTTTAACAATGTTGTTGATGATTGCTCCAATTTTTTCACTCAAATATGTG AGAAAAAAGAGAACAAAAGGAAGATGAGAATTTTGCTAGGGGAATCACTGGGAGGAGCAGTGTTGTTGCTGATACATAGGAAAATGCCAGACTATTGGGATGGGGCAATCCTTGCTGCCCCCATGTGTAAG ATTGCAGATGAAATGAAGCCACATCCTTTAgtgataaatgttttgaaaaaGCTTTGCAATTTTATTCCAACTTGGAGAATAATTCCAAGTCCAGATGTCATTGATACTGGCTGCAAATTGCCTCAGATAAGGGCACAG ATTAGAGCAAATCCGTATTGCTACAAAGGTCGTCCTCGTTTAAATACAGGCCTGGAACTTCTAAACATGAGCATTGAGGTTGAACAAAGGCTTAATAAg GTTTCATTACCATTTATAATTCTTCAAGGAGAAGATGATAAAGTAACAGATAAAACTGTAAGCCAACAACTGTACGATGTGGCATCGAATTCAGACAAGACATTGAAGCTATATCCTGGAATGTGGCATGGCTTGTTATATGGTGAAACACCAGAGAACACTGAAATTGTGTTTTCAGACATTATCGACTGGTTAAACCAGAGGTTTGAATTAAGAAATTCAAGGTTAGAGAGGGAATTGAAGCATCAAAATGATGAGATTTTTATTTCCAAAGACATTTTCTAA